A DNA window from Actinomycetota bacterium contains the following coding sequences:
- a CDS encoding IS630 family transposase: MACALPAEQGVPLSRWSAAELAREAVERGIVEQISGVTVWRWLSADAIKPWQHRSWIFPRDSRFAERAGRVLDLYQGRWEGELLHPGDYVVCADEKPSIQARARKHPRLPARPREPQKVEHEYERKGALCYLAGWDVKHARIFDRCAPKDGIEPFDALVDQFMSQHPYKQAQRVFVIVDNGSAHRGKRSTDRLQGAWPNLILVHTPVHASWLNQAEIYFSVVQRKVVTPNDFADLDTLEQQLLAFGRRYEQIAAPFQWKFTRADLNQLLAKAAAPQPTSLAA; the protein is encoded by the coding sequence ATGGCTTGCGCGCTGCCTGCCGAGCAGGGCGTGCCGCTGTCGCGCTGGTCGGCGGCGGAGCTGGCGCGCGAGGCCGTCGAGCGCGGGATCGTCGAGCAGATCTCAGGCGTGACCGTGTGGCGCTGGCTGTCCGCAGACGCGATCAAGCCGTGGCAGCACCGCTCCTGGATCTTCCCGCGCGACTCGCGGTTCGCCGAGCGGGCCGGCCGAGTGCTCGACCTCTACCAGGGCCGCTGGGAAGGCGAGCTGCTGCATCCGGGCGACTACGTCGTCTGCGCCGACGAGAAGCCCTCGATCCAAGCCAGAGCGCGCAAGCACCCGAGGCTGCCCGCCCGACCCCGCGAGCCGCAGAAGGTCGAGCACGAGTACGAGCGCAAGGGCGCGCTGTGCTACCTCGCCGGCTGGGACGTCAAGCACGCGAGGATCTTCGACCGCTGCGCGCCCAAGGACGGGATCGAACCGTTCGACGCCCTTGTCGATCAATTCATGTCCCAGCACCCCTACAAGCAGGCCCAGCGCGTGTTCGTGATCGTCGACAACGGCTCCGCGCACCGCGGCAAACGCTCGACCGATCGCCTCCAGGGCGCGTGGCCCAACCTGATCCTCGTCCACACCCCCGTCCACGCCAGCTGGCTCAACCAAGCCGAGATCTACTTCTCAGTCGTCCAGCGCAAGGTCGTCACCCCCAACGACTTCGCCGATCTCGACACGCTCGAGCAGCAGCTACTGGCGTTCGGCCGCCGCTACGAGCAGATCGCCGCCCCGTTCCAATGGAAGTTCACCCGCGCCGACCTCAACCAGCTGCTGGCCAAGGCCGCCGCCCCACAACCCACATCACTGGCCGCCTGA